From Marinobacterium sp. LSUCC0821, a single genomic window includes:
- the nusG gene encoding transcription termination/antitermination protein NusG — protein sequence MSTEKKRWYVVHAYSGYEKRVMAGLNEAVERNGMESLFGDILVPTEEVVEIRDGKKRKSERKFYPGYVLVNMVMNDETWHLVKSTPRVLGFIGGTADKPAPITEREAEQILQRVESGVDKPRPKTMFEAGEMVRVNDGPFADFNGVVEEVDYEKSRLKVAVLIFGRSTPVELEFRQVEKA from the coding sequence ATGAGCACTGAGAAGAAACGCTGGTACGTAGTACACGCATACTCTGGTTACGAGAAGCGCGTAATGGCGGGCCTAAACGAGGCGGTAGAGCGTAACGGCATGGAGAGTCTCTTTGGTGACATTCTTGTTCCTACCGAAGAAGTTGTAGAGATCCGTGACGGTAAAAAGCGTAAGTCTGAGCGTAAGTTCTACCCAGGTTATGTTCTTGTGAACATGGTTATGAACGATGAGACTTGGCACCTTGTTAAAAGTACGCCGCGTGTTTTAGGTTTTATCGGTGGTACTGCGGATAAGCCTGCACCAATTACTGAGCGTGAAGCTGAGCAGATTCTGCAGCGTGTTGAGAGTGGTGTTGATAAGCCGCGTCCTAAAACAATGTTTGAAGCGGGTGAAATGGTTCGTGTTAACGATGGTCCATTTGCTGACTTCAATGGCGTTGTTGAAGAGGTTGATTACGAGAAGTCTCGCCTCAAAGTTGCAGTATTGATCTTCGGTCGTTCAACACCAGTTGAATTGGAATTCCGTCAGGTCGAAAAGGCTTAA
- the ptsP gene encoding phosphoenolpyruvate--protein phosphotransferase, whose translation MLARLRQIVQEVGGESDLESVLALTVARIRETMSTEVCSIYLIDRVANRYVLRATEGLNKDAVGKVSLSPTEGIVGLVGTRAEPINLEDAFLHPAFVYLQSTGEERYHAFLGVPIIHQRQVQGVLVVQQRDVRRFDESEEAFMVTLSAQLAGVIAHAEATGSIVDIVSASKPVEKRESNAKRFEGISGSAGVAIGTIHVATLPADLKSVPDKEAANIENELEIFTSALVRVREDIQQIADNLATRLRTEEQALFEVYLRMLDDNAIPSEIRDRIAAGSWAQGALRDVILGHVREFSAMDDPYFRERATDVRDLGRRILTSLQSGDEDRQQEYPENTVLVADDLSPAMLGMVPEDKLVGLISVSGSGSSHAAILARSMGIPTLMGVVDLPYTRIDGRQVIVDGYSGRIYIDPTPDLLKAYRSIITEERAIAANLDQLRDLSAITLDSHVMPLWVNTGLTADVERALKRGAEGIGLYRTEIPFMIRDFFPSEQEQTETYRRQLELFAPRPVTMRTLDIGGDKALPYFPIEEENPFLGWRGIRVTLDHPEIFLVQIRAMLRASEGLNNLRIMLPMVTSTHEVETALKQIDQAFNELLEEGLDIKRPAIGVMIEVPAAIYLISRFATQVDFFSVGSNDLTQYLLAVDRNNPRVADLYVSYHPSVLQALNVIAQEAHKAGKQVSICGEMAGDPGGALLLMAMGYDVLSMNSTNLPKVKLALRSVSYADSQVLLSRVLRMSEVDQIHTLLRETLQTAGLNQLTRPVIPGA comes from the coding sequence ATGCTGGCGCGTTTGCGGCAGATAGTGCAAGAAGTAGGTGGTGAGTCTGACCTAGAGTCGGTTCTCGCCCTTACGGTTGCGCGCATTCGTGAGACCATGTCTACCGAAGTGTGCTCTATTTATCTCATTGATAGAGTCGCAAATCGCTATGTACTTCGAGCTACCGAAGGTCTAAATAAAGATGCGGTTGGCAAAGTGTCGCTATCACCTACCGAGGGTATCGTCGGTTTGGTCGGCACGCGTGCTGAGCCCATCAACCTTGAAGATGCATTTCTTCACCCCGCATTCGTCTACCTACAATCAACTGGTGAAGAGCGTTATCACGCCTTTTTAGGTGTGCCTATTATTCATCAGCGTCAGGTGCAGGGCGTATTGGTTGTACAGCAGCGTGACGTGCGTCGTTTTGATGAGTCGGAAGAGGCCTTTATGGTCACACTTTCAGCTCAGTTAGCAGGTGTGATTGCGCATGCTGAGGCGACAGGTTCGATAGTTGATATCGTCTCAGCTAGTAAGCCTGTCGAAAAACGAGAGTCGAATGCTAAACGCTTTGAGGGTATATCCGGTTCAGCAGGTGTTGCGATTGGTACAATTCATGTAGCGACTCTGCCTGCGGATTTGAAGTCGGTTCCTGATAAAGAAGCGGCAAATATTGAGAATGAGTTGGAGATCTTCACTAGTGCGCTGGTTCGTGTGCGTGAAGATATTCAGCAGATTGCTGATAACTTGGCGACCCGACTGCGTACTGAAGAGCAGGCGCTCTTTGAAGTCTACCTTCGGATGTTGGATGACAATGCGATTCCATCAGAAATTCGAGATCGAATTGCGGCAGGTAGTTGGGCGCAAGGTGCACTCAGAGATGTCATTCTCGGTCATGTGCGTGAATTCTCTGCTATGGACGATCCTTACTTCCGTGAGCGTGCAACGGATGTTAGAGATTTAGGCCGCCGTATACTGACTTCTCTACAGTCGGGTGATGAGGATCGTCAGCAGGAGTATCCAGAAAATACGGTGCTTGTAGCGGATGATCTATCCCCTGCCATGCTTGGTATGGTGCCTGAAGATAAGCTTGTTGGTTTAATTTCCGTGTCGGGCTCCGGTTCATCGCATGCGGCTATTTTGGCGCGCTCTATGGGCATTCCTACGCTTATGGGTGTCGTTGATCTTCCCTATACGCGTATTGATGGTCGGCAGGTGATTGTTGATGGCTATTCAGGTCGTATCTACATAGACCCAACGCCAGATCTGCTCAAAGCTTACCGCTCGATCATTACCGAAGAGCGTGCAATTGCTGCCAATCTAGATCAGCTGCGCGACCTCTCAGCGATTACGCTCGATAGCCATGTTATGCCGCTTTGGGTGAATACCGGTCTGACGGCAGATGTTGAGCGTGCGCTTAAGCGCGGTGCTGAAGGCATTGGGCTTTACCGAACCGAAATCCCGTTCATGATTCGTGACTTCTTTCCTTCTGAACAGGAGCAGACCGAGACTTATCGTCGACAATTGGAGCTATTTGCACCGCGTCCTGTGACCATGCGTACTCTAGATATCGGTGGTGATAAGGCGTTGCCCTATTTCCCAATAGAGGAGGAGAACCCCTTCCTTGGTTGGCGCGGTATTCGAGTTACCTTGGATCACCCTGAGATATTCCTGGTGCAAATTCGAGCCATGCTTCGAGCCTCTGAAGGGTTGAATAACCTTCGTATCATGTTGCCGATGGTGACTAGTACTCATGAAGTTGAAACAGCACTAAAGCAGATTGATCAGGCGTTTAATGAGTTGCTTGAAGAGGGGCTTGATATTAAACGTCCAGCGATTGGTGTGATGATTGAGGTTCCAGCCGCGATCTATCTGATCTCTCGATTTGCCACCCAGGTCGACTTCTTCTCCGTTGGCTCCAATGATTTGACGCAGTATCTGTTGGCTGTTGATCGAAACAACCCGCGTGTGGCTGATCTCTACGTCTCCTATCATCCATCCGTGCTGCAAGCATTGAATGTGATTGCGCAGGAGGCGCATAAAGCGGGTAAGCAGGTATCCATTTGTGGCGAGATGGCAGGCGACCCTGGTGGTGCTTTGCTGTTGATGGCAATGGGTTACGATGTGCTTTCGATGAACTCAACTAACCTGCCAAAAGTTAAGCTGGCGTTGCGAAGTGTCAGCTATGCAGACTCTCAAGTGCTTTTGAGTCGAGTGCTGCGTATGTCAGAAGTAGATCAGATTCACACGCTATTACGTGAAACTTTGCAGACTGCTGGTCTAAATCAATTAACCCGCCCGGTCATCCCTGGAGCTTAA
- a CDS encoding sulfite exporter TauE/SafE family protein, producing the protein MIESLIIYLVLGSVAGVVAGLFGIGGGLLIVPVLIFSFTAQGMPEAVVTHSAVATSLATIVITSISSVIAHNKRGAVRFDYFFYIAIGVAMGAMVGVWIADQLTGENLQLIFGIFACTVAVQMAFDLKPKRGMNPPEKPELIAAGSIIGGASSIFGIGGGTLSVPYLTVRGAEMRQAVGTSAAIGLPIALFSAAAYIWAGQDAQGMPEYSLGYIYLPAFVGIALASSQFAKVGAKLAHTLPQAHLKKIFALFLVFIGSRFLLINLGLL; encoded by the coding sequence ATGATAGAAAGCCTGATTATCTATTTGGTACTCGGTTCTGTGGCCGGCGTAGTAGCCGGCCTTTTTGGTATTGGGGGCGGTCTGTTGATCGTACCGGTTCTCATCTTTAGTTTTACTGCACAGGGTATGCCAGAAGCGGTAGTCACCCACTCTGCTGTGGCTACATCGCTTGCCACTATAGTAATCACCTCAATCAGTTCAGTGATTGCTCACAATAAGCGTGGTGCAGTGCGCTTTGATTACTTCTTCTATATCGCCATTGGCGTTGCGATGGGGGCGATGGTGGGTGTCTGGATTGCTGATCAGTTAACCGGCGAGAATCTACAACTTATCTTCGGTATTTTTGCCTGCACCGTCGCTGTGCAGATGGCATTTGATTTGAAGCCCAAACGAGGTATGAATCCACCGGAAAAACCAGAGCTGATTGCCGCGGGTTCAATCATTGGTGGGGCTTCATCGATATTTGGTATTGGTGGCGGCACCCTGAGTGTTCCGTATCTTACGGTGCGTGGTGCAGAGATGCGTCAGGCGGTGGGAACCTCTGCTGCCATTGGTCTACCGATAGCTCTGTTTAGTGCGGCAGCTTATATATGGGCCGGGCAGGATGCGCAGGGAATGCCTGAGTACAGCCTTGGCTATATCTACCTACCTGCATTCGTCGGTATTGCGTTGGCAAGTTCACAGTTTGCGAAGGTAGGTGCCAAACTGGCGCACACCTTGCCACAGGCACACTTGAAAAAGATCTTTGCGCTATTCCTAGTCTTTATCGGTTCTCGATTTCTTCTGATTAATTTGGGGTTGTTGTGA
- the birA gene encoding bifunctional biotin--[acetyl-CoA-carboxylase] ligase/biotin operon repressor BirA — protein sequence MNQTLLTLLADGQFHSGSDLAKCCGVTRAAIWKHMKSLADLGIQINSIRGRGYRIPGGLDLLDAQTLNEHFASSNLSPTLLSTTESTNRDVQRLIAEGVKYPLVVSEYQTGGKGRRGRAWVSPYAANLYFSLGWPFSGGVAALEGLSLAVGLAVHDALRSLGVEGVSLKWPNDILLDGRKLAGILIEIGGDLSGDCAAVIGIGLNVNMPLDSASAIDQPWADLSGLRAKGVSRTNVLSAVVTQLIEMLSEFELNGFTPMVDRWQAANAYQNEVVKLLIGDREILGTCSGVDASGALRLLTDSGEQIFQGGEVSLRGVSNAS from the coding sequence TTGAATCAGACGTTACTCACGCTCTTGGCTGATGGTCAGTTCCATAGTGGAAGTGATCTCGCTAAGTGCTGTGGAGTGACTCGAGCAGCGATCTGGAAGCACATGAAAAGCCTCGCTGATTTGGGAATTCAGATTAACTCGATTCGTGGGCGTGGCTATCGTATCCCAGGCGGATTGGATCTTCTTGATGCGCAGACTCTTAATGAGCACTTTGCATCTTCTAATTTATCGCCAACTCTTTTGAGCACAACCGAATCGACAAATCGGGATGTGCAGCGCTTAATTGCCGAAGGCGTTAAATACCCTTTGGTGGTTTCTGAATACCAAACAGGTGGAAAGGGAAGACGGGGACGGGCTTGGGTAAGTCCCTATGCGGCAAATCTCTACTTCTCATTAGGTTGGCCATTCTCAGGCGGTGTTGCCGCGCTGGAAGGGTTGAGTTTGGCTGTTGGTTTAGCCGTGCACGATGCCCTAAGGTCCCTTGGTGTTGAGGGCGTGTCACTGAAGTGGCCAAATGATATTCTGCTGGATGGTCGCAAGCTTGCGGGAATTCTCATAGAGATTGGTGGAGATCTATCTGGTGACTGTGCTGCGGTGATCGGTATTGGATTGAACGTTAATATGCCTCTTGATAGTGCATCGGCTATCGATCAGCCTTGGGCGGATCTCTCAGGGCTTCGGGCTAAAGGTGTGAGTCGTACTAATGTATTGTCTGCTGTCGTAACTCAATTAATCGAAATGCTGTCTGAATTTGAACTCAACGGTTTCACCCCGATGGTTGATCGCTGGCAGGCTGCGAACGCATATCAGAATGAAGTGGTTAAGTTGCTCATCGGTGATAGAGAGATTCTAGGTACTTGCAGTGGAGTCGATGCGAGCGGAGCACTTCGGTTGCTGACTGATAGTGGTGAGCAGATTTTCCAAGGTGGTGAAGTGTCACTCAGAGGTGTTTCGAATGCGTCTTGA
- the rplL gene encoding 50S ribosomal protein L7/L12, producing the protein MSLSKDDILNAIAEMSVMDVVELVSAMEEKFGVSAAAAVVAGPAGGDAGGAAEEKSDFDVVLTAAGEKKVNVIKVVRAATGLGLKEAKEMVDGAPSTIKEGASKDDAEALKKELEEAGATVELK; encoded by the coding sequence ATGTCTCTGTCTAAAGACGATATCCTAAATGCAATTGCTGAAATGTCAGTAATGGACGTTGTTGAACTAGTTTCTGCAATGGAAGAGAAATTCGGCGTTTCTGCTGCTGCTGCAGTAGTTGCTGGCCCAGCTGGCGGCGACGCTGGTGGCGCTGCTGAAGAGAAGAGCGACTTCGACGTTGTTCTTACTGCTGCTGGCGAGAAGAAAGTTAACGTTATCAAGGTTGTTCGTGCTGCGACTGGCCTTGGTCTTAAAGAAGCGAAAGAGATGGTTGACGGTGCTCCTTCAACAATCAAAGAAGGCGCTTCTAAAGACGACGCAGAAGCTCTCAAGAAAGAACTTGAAGAAGCTGGCGCAACTGTCGAGCTTAAGTAA
- a CDS encoding RNA pyrophosphohydrolase, with protein sequence MIDSDGFRPNVGIILVNSLGQVLWARRCGQDAWQFPQGGINADETAEQAMYRELQEEIGLTPNDVEIMGVTRGWLRYRLPKRMIRRHQFPICIGQKQKWFMLRMLSHDSAVKIDCCDTPEFDGWRWVSYWYPVGQVVSFKREVYRKAMRELSPRLASVIKG encoded by the coding sequence GTGATCGATTCAGATGGGTTTCGACCGAATGTAGGTATCATTCTGGTCAACTCGCTGGGTCAGGTTCTGTGGGCTCGTCGCTGTGGGCAAGATGCATGGCAATTTCCGCAAGGTGGAATCAATGCAGATGAAACAGCCGAACAAGCCATGTATCGTGAGTTACAAGAGGAGATCGGTCTTACTCCAAATGATGTCGAGATAATGGGTGTAACCCGTGGTTGGCTTCGCTACCGTCTACCGAAACGGATGATTCGTCGCCACCAGTTCCCAATCTGTATTGGGCAAAAGCAGAAGTGGTTCATGCTACGTATGCTTAGTCACGACAGCGCTGTAAAGATCGATTGCTGCGATACGCCGGAATTTGATGGTTGGCGATGGGTGAGCTACTGGTATCCCGTAGGGCAGGTAGTGTCATTTAAACGAGAGGTTTACCGTAAAGCGATGCGTGAACTCTCGCCCCGACTTGCAAGCGTGATTAAAGGTTAG
- the rplK gene encoding 50S ribosomal protein L11 — MAKKIDAYIKLQVKAGQANPSPPVGPALGQKGVNIMEFCKAFNAQTQSMEPGMPIPVVITVYADRSFTFITKTPPASILLKKAVGLKSGSSRPNTEKVGTVTRAQLEEIATVKMPDLTASDMDAAVRTIAGSARRMGLIVEGDE, encoded by the coding sequence ATGGCTAAGAAAATCGATGCCTACATTAAGTTGCAGGTTAAAGCAGGTCAGGCGAACCCAAGTCCGCCAGTAGGTCCTGCACTAGGTCAGAAAGGCGTTAACATCATGGAGTTCTGTAAAGCGTTCAACGCACAGACTCAGTCGATGGAGCCTGGCATGCCAATCCCTGTTGTGATCACTGTTTACGCGGATCGCAGCTTTACTTTCATCACTAAGACTCCTCCAGCGTCTATTCTTCTTAAGAAAGCTGTTGGTCTTAAGAGCGGTTCATCTCGTCCAAACACTGAGAAAGTGGGTACTGTTACTCGCGCTCAGCTAGAAGAGATTGCAACTGTTAAGATGCCAGACCTAACTGCATCTGATATGGATGCGGCTGTTCGTACAATCGCGGGCTCTGCTCGTCGTATGGGCTTGATCGTTGAGGGTGATGAGTAA
- a CDS encoding dihydrofolate reductase yields MKLALIVAQGKNRVIGNDNKLPWYLPEDLRYFKQVTMGKPVIMGRKTYESIGRPLPGRTNIVITRDANWSAEGVRIVNSLEAAVEMAEAQLLIEGGEEAIVMGGAQIYAQSLGLVDRMYITQVDGEPEGDAHFPEIDYSKWQEIARDSYPAGDQPNRYPYAFVVYDRK; encoded by the coding sequence ATGAAGTTGGCATTGATTGTTGCTCAGGGTAAAAATCGAGTCATTGGTAATGACAATAAATTGCCTTGGTATCTGCCAGAAGATCTTCGCTACTTTAAGCAGGTGACGATGGGTAAGCCGGTCATTATGGGTCGTAAAACCTATGAGTCGATTGGTAGACCGTTACCAGGGCGCACTAATATCGTAATTACTCGTGATGCCAATTGGAGTGCAGAAGGTGTTCGTATTGTGAATAGCCTAGAGGCTGCAGTTGAAATGGCTGAAGCGCAGTTGCTGATCGAGGGTGGTGAAGAGGCGATTGTGATGGGCGGTGCTCAGATCTATGCACAATCACTTGGATTGGTTGATCGTATGTATATCACTCAAGTCGATGGGGAGCCTGAGGGTGATGCTCACTTTCCGGAAATCGACTATAGCAAGTGGCAGGAGATAGCTCGGGATTCATATCCAGCGGGAGATCAGCCAAATCGTTACCCCTACGCCTTTGTTGTGTACGACCGCAAATAG
- the lgt gene encoding prolipoprotein diacylglyceryl transferase translates to MWTHAIDPIAISVGPLQVHWYGLMYLVAFASAYTLGTYRARRSALWSEQSLSDLIFYGALGVILGGRMGYVLFYHFDLFLDNPLWLFYVWEGGMSFHGGLLGVVAVLFWFARKEQKTLLEIGDFVAPLVPLGLAAGRVGNFIGGELWGRATDQSWGVIFPRAQDALARHPSQLYEAFLEGVVLFAVVWFYSAKPRAAGVVSGLFLTGYGLARISVEFFREPDAHLGFISFNIFTLGQLLSLPMVLIGIWLMMRAKQRV, encoded by the coding sequence ATCTGGACCCACGCTATTGATCCAATTGCTATTTCAGTAGGCCCACTGCAAGTACATTGGTATGGCCTGATGTATCTGGTGGCGTTTGCCTCGGCATACACGTTGGGAACATATCGCGCTCGCCGTTCGGCGCTCTGGAGTGAGCAGTCACTTTCAGATTTGATCTTCTACGGTGCGCTGGGTGTGATCCTCGGTGGGCGCATGGGTTATGTGCTCTTCTACCATTTCGACCTCTTTTTAGATAATCCATTGTGGCTCTTCTATGTTTGGGAAGGGGGAATGTCGTTTCATGGTGGTCTGCTCGGTGTGGTTGCTGTCCTCTTTTGGTTTGCGCGTAAAGAGCAGAAGACGCTACTTGAGATTGGTGACTTTGTAGCACCTCTTGTGCCGTTAGGTTTGGCTGCGGGTCGCGTAGGAAACTTCATTGGCGGTGAATTATGGGGTCGTGCGACAGATCAGAGCTGGGGTGTTATTTTCCCACGTGCGCAAGATGCCTTGGCGCGGCACCCGTCTCAACTGTATGAGGCCTTCCTAGAAGGGGTTGTGCTCTTTGCTGTGGTTTGGTTCTATTCAGCTAAACCAAGAGCGGCGGGAGTGGTGAGCGGCTTGTTTTTAACTGGCTACGGCTTGGCCCGTATCAGTGTAGAATTCTTTAGGGAGCCTGATGCACATTTGGGCTTTATCAGTTTTAACATCTTTACCTTAGGTCAGTTGCTCTCTTTGCCTATGGTATTGATCGGGATTTGGTTGATGATGCGCGCAAAGCAGCGCGTCTAA
- the rplA gene encoding 50S ribosomal protein L1 encodes MAKLTKRQKAIAEKVVVGKVYSAEEATQVLKDVSAVKFAESVDVAINLGVDPRKSDQVVRGSTVLPNGTGKDVRVAVFAQGDNAEKAKEAGADIVGFEDLAESIKAGNLDFDVVIASPDAMRVVGALGTVLGPRGLMPNPKVGTVTPDVAGAVKNAKSGQVRFRTDKNGIIHASVGKVSFEPKQIQENVSALLADLKKLKPASAKGVYVKKVTLSTTMGPGLLVDQASLDA; translated from the coding sequence ATGGCTAAGCTAACTAAGCGCCAGAAGGCGATTGCTGAGAAAGTTGTAGTAGGTAAAGTTTACTCTGCTGAAGAAGCTACTCAGGTACTTAAAGATGTTTCTGCAGTCAAGTTCGCTGAATCAGTAGACGTTGCAATCAACCTTGGCGTTGATCCACGTAAATCTGACCAGGTTGTTCGTGGCTCAACTGTACTTCCTAACGGTACAGGTAAAGATGTACGTGTAGCAGTTTTTGCTCAGGGCGATAACGCTGAGAAAGCAAAAGAAGCTGGTGCTGACATCGTAGGTTTCGAAGATCTTGCTGAGTCTATCAAGGCTGGCAACCTAGACTTCGACGTAGTGATCGCTAGCCCAGACGCAATGCGCGTTGTTGGTGCTCTAGGTACTGTCCTAGGTCCACGCGGTCTGATGCCAAACCCTAAAGTTGGTACTGTAACTCCTGACGTTGCTGGCGCTGTTAAAAACGCTAAGTCTGGTCAGGTACGTTTCCGTACTGATAAGAACGGTATCATCCATGCGTCTGTTGGTAAGGTTTCATTCGAACCAAAACAGATTCAAGAAAACGTATCAGCGCTTCTTGCAGACCTTAAGAAACTTAAGCCTGCATCAGCTAAAGGCGTGTACGTTAAGAAAGTGACCTTGTCGACCACTATGGGTCCAGGTCTTCTAGTTGATCAGGCTTCTCTAGACGCTTAA
- the rplJ gene encoding 50S ribosomal protein L10: MAIGLEQKKAIVAEVQEAANSALSAVVADSRGVEVGDMTALRKQAREAGVWLKVVRNTLARRAVEGTAFECLADSFVGPTIIAFSQEHPGAGARILKDFAKNNAKFELKTAAFEGNVVDIAMLASLPTYEEALAKLMSCMKEAAAGKLVRTLDAVRVQKEGQAA, translated from the coding sequence GTGGCAATAGGACTTGAACAGAAAAAAGCGATCGTCGCTGAAGTTCAGGAAGCTGCTAACTCTGCATTGTCTGCTGTCGTTGCGGATTCCCGTGGCGTTGAAGTAGGCGATATGACTGCACTGCGTAAGCAGGCACGTGAAGCGGGTGTATGGCTTAAAGTCGTACGTAACACGCTAGCACGTCGTGCAGTAGAGGGCACAGCTTTTGAATGTCTAGCGGACTCTTTCGTAGGTCCAACTATCATTGCTTTCTCGCAAGAACACCCAGGTGCGGGCGCCCGTATCCTTAAGGATTTTGCGAAAAACAATGCGAAGTTTGAGCTGAAAACAGCTGCCTTCGAAGGCAATGTCGTTGACATCGCTATGTTAGCAAGCCTACCGACATACGAAGAAGCACTAGCGAAGCTAATGAGCTGCATGAAAGAAGCAGCTGCTGGCAAGCTTGTACGTACTCTCGATGCGGTACGCGTTCAGAAAGAAGGTCAGGCAGCTTAA
- the secE gene encoding preprotein translocase subunit SecE, with the protein MNSKVSNDVSKLDGLKWLVVIAIVAVGVVGNSIYATESLLYRVLALLALAVVAGFLALQTAKGKAFFRLFKEAKNEIRKVVWPTRQETLQTTLIVVVAVLIVGLLLWGLDSLLGWVVSGFIG; encoded by the coding sequence GTGAACTCAAAAGTGTCTAACGACGTATCAAAATTGGATGGCTTGAAGTGGCTTGTGGTCATTGCGATCGTGGCTGTGGGTGTAGTTGGTAATTCAATCTACGCAACCGAGTCTCTCCTTTATCGAGTTCTTGCTCTTCTTGCTTTAGCAGTTGTAGCTGGTTTTCTTGCATTGCAGACGGCAAAGGGTAAGGCGTTCTTCCGTTTGTTTAAAGAAGCTAAGAACGAGATCCGCAAGGTTGTGTGGCCAACGCGTCAAGAGACGCTGCAGACTACATTGATCGTTGTGGTTGCAGTTTTGATCGTGGGTCTGCTTCTGTGGGGCTTGGATTCGCTGCTCGGTTGGGTAGTGTCTGGCTTTATCGGTTAA
- a CDS encoding thymidylate synthase — protein MKQYLELCQRIIDEGVWIGNERTGKGCLTVVDANLEYDVGNNQFPLVTTRKSFYKAAIAELLGYLRGYDSAAQFRAIGCNTWNANANENDAWLDNPARKGEDDMGRVYGVQGRNWTSSDGTVVDQLKKIVNNLSRGVDDRGEILTFYNPGEFHLGCLRPCMHTHTFSLLGDQLFLTSYQRSCDVPLGLNFNQVQVYVLLALMAQITGNKPAKAYHKIVNAHIYEDQVELMRDVQLKREPFPSPQLKINPDIKSLEDLETWVTTDDFEVAGYQYHDAIQYPFSV, from the coding sequence ATGAAACAGTATTTAGAACTCTGTCAGCGAATCATTGATGAGGGAGTTTGGATAGGTAATGAGCGAACCGGAAAGGGGTGTCTGACGGTTGTTGATGCAAACCTCGAGTATGACGTGGGCAATAATCAATTTCCGCTTGTTACAACCCGCAAGAGCTTCTACAAAGCCGCAATCGCTGAGCTGCTCGGTTACCTCAGGGGGTATGACAGTGCTGCTCAGTTCAGGGCGATAGGGTGTAATACCTGGAATGCCAATGCCAATGAGAACGATGCCTGGCTGGATAATCCTGCTCGCAAAGGCGAGGATGATATGGGGCGCGTCTATGGTGTGCAGGGACGTAATTGGACTTCATCTGATGGAACTGTTGTCGATCAGCTGAAGAAGATTGTAAACAACCTTTCGCGGGGTGTGGATGACCGAGGTGAGATCTTAACCTTCTATAACCCTGGCGAGTTTCACCTAGGTTGCCTGCGTCCATGTATGCATACACACACCTTTTCGTTGTTGGGTGATCAGCTCTTTTTGACCTCTTACCAGCGCAGCTGTGATGTCCCGCTTGGGCTTAACTTTAATCAGGTGCAGGTCTATGTGTTATTGGCATTGATGGCGCAGATTACAGGCAATAAGCCAGCTAAGGCCTACCATAAGATTGTCAACGCGCACATCTATGAGGATCAGGTCGAGTTGATGCGAGATGTGCAGCTAAAGCGTGAGCCTTTCCCGAGCCCGCAGTTGAAAATTAATCCAGATATTAAGTCTCTCGAAGATTTAGAGACTTGGGTAACCACGGACGATTTTGAGGTTGCCGGTTATCAGTATCACGATGCAATTCAATACCCATTCTCGGTGTAG
- a CDS encoding type III pantothenate kinase — protein sequence MRLEVDFGNTFVKWRIVDGKAVTQRGREYLEKLELPVLSISEVWVGSVASSEANAQLADKIFDTYGVRAEFAEVTENAGGVTCLYKEPVRMGVDRWLALLAARHRTQAPVVVVDAGSAVTVDLLSRDGVHVGGYILPGFSMQQSALLGQTAKVRFAQVESDNQFGGNDTASCVAAGAGFVFDGLAMSLKQLRDNFDVDAQILLAGGDAWRLQERLGDTKLVATVEEIVMDGLQFAKRGVV from the coding sequence ATGCGTCTTGAAGTAGACTTTGGAAATACCTTTGTTAAGTGGCGCATTGTTGATGGTAAGGCAGTCACGCAGCGCGGCAGAGAATATTTAGAGAAGCTCGAGCTGCCGGTACTATCTATTTCAGAGGTCTGGGTTGGATCTGTTGCCAGTTCTGAAGCCAATGCTCAATTGGCGGATAAGATTTTTGATACCTATGGTGTGCGTGCTGAGTTTGCTGAGGTGACTGAAAACGCGGGCGGTGTGACCTGTCTATATAAAGAGCCAGTTCGTATGGGGGTGGATCGCTGGTTGGCGCTTCTCGCAGCTCGACATAGAACTCAGGCCCCAGTGGTTGTTGTTGATGCAGGGAGTGCGGTAACGGTCGATCTTCTCTCTAGAGATGGGGTTCATGTCGGGGGTTATATCCTTCCTGGGTTCTCTATGCAGCAGAGTGCACTGCTTGGGCAGACTGCTAAGGTTAGGTTTGCGCAGGTTGAATCGGATAATCAGTTTGGTGGCAATGATACCGCTTCCTGTGTGGCAGCGGGAGCAGGGTTTGTGTTTGATGGGCTAGCTATGTCGCTTAAACAGTTGCGAGATAATTTTGATGTCGATGCCCAGATACTGCTTGCTGGTGGTGATGCTTGGCGCCTCCAAGAGCGGCTTGGCGATACAAAACTGGTGGCAACTGTCGAAGAGATTGTTATGGATGGGCTTCAGTTTGCAAAGCGGGGTGTCGTATAG